A DNA window from Molothrus ater isolate BHLD 08-10-18 breed brown headed cowbird chromosome 2, BPBGC_Mater_1.1, whole genome shotgun sequence contains the following coding sequences:
- the NYX gene encoding nyctalopin, with translation MFAIVLTVILWLPQVHGAWACVRSCPPSCVCTPERSCSVRCDRAGLGQIPSEFPCEASSINLDKNSIKFLSERAFGTLPSLKSLSLNHNNISFITPGAFKGLPSLTELKMAHNEYIRYLHTRTFTALRRLVRLDLADCNLFNIPDRIFIELPALQELFCFQNNFRRIPGAIRGMENLTHVYLERNRIEAVAYNSLQGLTKLKYLNLQDNKINVIHERAFQGCQRMEYLYLNDNLIAELPENSFDGLRHLKMLNLGGNFLRNISNTWFRDLGELEFLYLDRNRISYIEEGAFENLTSLVALHLNSNNLTTLPFSVFEPVYFLGRLYLFRNPWECDCRLEWLKEWMENYRLVRDIPCASPSSVAGVDLTDVLFERSPEGFCLDPEELNVTSERPTPSEEPWSTTESKFNSLISKLLLHMGLPEEVANATEVYSNSTQPDGQTEGVSSGVGEDRTEADSCSLYLPALLAVIVLLCK, from the exons ATGTTTGCCATCGTTCTAACTG TGATCCTTTGGCTCCCACAGGTGCACGGGGCATGGGCCTGTGTGcgctcctgccctcccagctgtgtgtgcaccCCGGAGAGGAGCTGCTCCGTGCGCTGCGACCGCGCCGGGCTGGGCCAGATCCCCAGCGAGTTCCCCTGCGAGGCCTCCTCCATCAACCTGGATAAAAACAGCATCAAGTTCCTGTCTGAGAGGGCCTTCGGGACGCTGCCTTCCCTCAAGTCCCTGTCCCTCAACCACAACAACATCTCCTTCATCACGCCGGGCGCCTTCaaggggctgcccagcctgACGGAGCTGAAGATGGCCCACAACGAGTACATCCGCTACCTGCACACGCGCACCTTCACCGCGCTCCGGCGCCTCGTCAGGCTGGACCTGGCCGACTGCAACCTCTTCAACATCCCAGACAGGATCTTCATcgagctgcctgctctgcaggagctgttctGCTTCCAGAACAACTTCCGAAGGATCCCAGGCGCCATCAGGGGCATGGAGAACTTGACCCATGTGTACCTGGAGAGAAACAGGATTGAAGCGGTGGCCTATAACTCCCTGCAGGGCCTGACCAAGCTGAAATACCTGAATCTGCAGGACAACAAGATAAATGTCATCCACGAGCGAGCTTTTCAGGGCTGTCAGAGGATGGAGTACCTGTACCTGAATGACAACTTGATCGCTGAGCTTCCAGAAAACTCCTTTGATGGCCTGAGGCACCTAAAGATGCTCAACCTGGGGGGGAATTTTCTCAGGAACATTTCCAACACCTGGTTCCGGGACTTGGGGGAGCTGGAGTTCCTCTACCTGGACCGCAACAGGATCAGCTACATCGAGGAAGGGGCTTTTGAGAACCTCACCAGCCTGGTGGCTCTGCACTTGAACAGCAACAACCTGACGACGCTGCCCTTCTCCGTGTTCGAGCCCGTGTACTTCCTGGGCCGGCTGTACCTCTTCCGCAACCCCTGGGAGTGCGACTGCCGCCTCGAGTGGCTCAAGGAGTGGATGGAGAACTACAGGCTGGTCAGGGACATCCCGTGTGCCTCCCCCTCCTCGGTGGCTGGCGTCGATCTGACGGACGTTCTCTTCGAGAGGTCTCCTGAAGGTTTCTGCCTGGACCCGGAGGAGCTGAACGTCACGTCCGAGCGGCCGACCCCCAGCGAGGAGCCTTGGTCCACCACAGAGAGCAAGTTCAACAGCCTTATCTCCAAACTCCTGCTCCACATGGGCCTTCCTGAAGAGGTGGCAAACGCCACTGAAGTGTACAGTAACAGCACGCAGCCGGACGGACAGACTGAAGGGGTTTCTTCCGGCGTGGGGGAGGACAGAACCGAGGCTGACTCCTGTTCCTTGTACCTCCCAGCACTTTTGGCAGTGATTGTTCTGCTGTGCAAATAA